The following proteins come from a genomic window of Musa acuminata AAA Group cultivar baxijiao chromosome BXJ1-7, Cavendish_Baxijiao_AAA, whole genome shotgun sequence:
- the LOC103992983 gene encoding calmodulin-like protein 7, producing the protein MDDVMLSDLISNFVRSVLTKIKCHTKIKCFIVRTETDLEEEEQQHRRCTGTEELSHHDIEVIMGRLGLLGPRGEAVDVDGGGGECRLVEEVDALLEEKKASLDELKGAFCVFDRNEDGFISPGELWCVMRRLGLQEGLKLEDCERMIRAFDVDGDGRISFSEFTRLLENAL; encoded by the coding sequence ATGGATGATGTGATGCTCTCTGATCTCATCTCGAACTTTGTGAGATCAGTCCTCACAAAGATCAAGTGCCACACGAAGATAAAATGCTTTATCGTTCGGACTGAGACtgatttggaggaggaggagcagcagcaccGGCGGTGCACCGGCACAGAAGAACTCTCCCACCATGATATCGAGGTGATCATGGGGAGGCTCGGTCTGTTGGGTCCGAGAGGAGAGGCAGTCGACGTCGACGGTGGTGGTGGGGAGTGCAGATTGGTCGAAGAAGTTGATGCGCTGCTGGAGGAGAAGAAAGCGAGCTTGGACGAACTGAAGGGGGCGTTCTGCGTCTTCGACAGGAACGAGGACGGGTTCATAAGCCCGGGAGAGCTGTGGTGCGTGATGAGGAGGTTGGGGTTGCAGGAGGGCCTCAAGCTGGAGGACTGTGAGAGGATGATTCGTGCCTTCGACGTCGACGGTGACGGAAGAATAAGTTTCAGTGAGTTCACCCGCCTGCTAGAGAAcgctttgtag